cagctccccgggcagagcagtagcctttctccttgcagatgctgctgcccttcaccaagacggagagagcagctgtgcgtgagagggccgtggggaggattgggaggctgagcaagttgctggccaactattcctcgctggaggtaaggagccaagcaccgtgcagcccccgctttggccctttgcagcagcccagagcacagtgcagctcagggggtccctcggagggaagcgtgggcacaggttaaggcactgagcaaggctctgccctgaagcaaagctctttggccctctctccatgggcttttctctgcagtccctttgtcgcaggagccagctgtgcccccagccctgtgcaggggagcagtgcgcgcggagcatgatgtgagccgcagcctggcagtgctgcctttgctgggctgctgctttgggaggcaaggcctgcagggccctcgagagctttggctccgctgggatccatgcctgggcagagtcttggcttcagggctttggtggcgactgcctcccgtcagcccttctacctgtcccacccgccttgcccaggtgtggcacccctttggaggagtggatgagagccctgcctgctatgggaagatccccgtgccgatgctgggacagctggtgggctgtctcatcctttgctgtgcttacgaggacgcggagaccaagggcggggccttggatgctcttcattgcctcttcagattcgtcgtgcagcgaaaacgtaagagaagctgtgctgggctgtgtgcttctgcacgcggccacgctggcaaggccggggaaggcatcgcactgcctcggcccctctgctcagtgaggcaaaggagcaggaggcgcggctgatgtaggagcaggggagcaggctgttagtacctgtcctggataccactggcctggaaaacgctcagcagcccctgctcagaggctacggcttgtgtcgggcttcgcaccggaaagcccgtgaggcttttggtaccctttgaagcagttgcccttctctgccctggaataggccccgaccctccctgggaatcctgctccccatccattcctggcatgccctttgtctctgccaggctggtttctctctgacgccatgagtctgccagctgcagctctgcatgactcctgctgaccgctgtgtctttctgctgctgttcaggccgggcgatgctgcaggatgatccagagtatgtggagccccagaaggagagggaagccgacaatgagctctgcctttcgtggacgagcaacatgagcgtgatcatgagggtgaggagcacttcccttgctgggactgttgggcatggggtcctgaggagacgtggatgagcaaagggatgcctaacgagtggggctgagggggccttggggttgatgcagaggtggtggtggagaaggaagcagctctgagtggcacctagagtactggttgctgcctggtagcagccctgctctcactgctgtgtctcccgctgtccctgagcggggactagccagaggcttggctccaagagtcccagcagcagctgcagcctgctggccaccggcaagctagggttgcctgcagagccagtgcactgtgagcctgctcccgagcatcctgccttgccctggtggccctctggccacatgccccatgctgctgctacccagcacagcgcgtgctcctggctctcctgggccacggtgccagcactgccccgcacctctctccagagccacatccactgcttagctaagcagcagtagtgcggcccgcagcgtgacatttcttctctcctgggtcctttctgccccagctgtttgtgaaaaacctgcagccttccgaaaggacagacgtcattgtcacagccatcgagggcatgaggaactgcagcacctacaatacggaggtggcttcccacatgctgaccatgttcctgctggacgctttctctgtgctggaagatgtaaggagcctggggctggcgtgcgtggggctcgaccctctggggcgctgtttccccgccgagagccagtgttcttgggcagcggagccccttggaaggcagcaaggagcggtgggagtggtggagagggaaggagaagtgagtgggagctggggtattggctgctctctgggagcagcctcaccatccgccttgtgtcttccaggtgccacgcatcataaggtgcctctacaggaacgtcaagtatgtgagggagctgtcggcccgggtcaccctaaacaagaccctttgccagctggcctgcttggagcccagcgaggtgaccgtgagcctgctgtactgctcgccactgtgcaacaggtatggggcccgtcagcctggacgggctccagtggctcattggccatggggagaagggcccaaagagggccagaggcaagcagatggccagcacacggctgaggggcagggccctgtgtctcgcccaccgtttcccagccctggtgcctcaagcaggccttgaggagccagagctgagcaagtgtccctgccttgagccgcagagcgcagcggctctgcacgctccctgccgcgcaaggggcttcagcttggtcatgtgctgcctgcctgggcaggaccctcttggggctgccagggaggagggggtgggcaggggcagggctggcacacagctggggacctccagggctggcccaggctacggtgctgcggccaaggaagtgccactgacagagcgctctgggcctgcagcactgccgtgagcatgtggaaggtgctgatggataagccgatgcttgcgccggacatgctgcgggagctgctgagcttgctggaggagcggccactgcgcaagcagtccagctccgacagggacaacaactgcatccttccgctggccgtgagttaggggacgagacctcccgtgcccccaggctggtgcctgcctctctgggtcccctccccctctccactgcttgtgtgcccccaagcagggacctctcctgggcccatggctacaacatggccagcgccaggcctccgactgtgccagcgcacagggctgccaagtgctgcctggcctctctgcacaccaacagccaggctggccatgcccaggaaatctccatccgaccctgtccctgcatccgccgacctcgctcagcaggctggaaagccagggtcgggttgggggcaaggtgaggggcaggagtagggctcctgcaaaacctgggcaggcagcacggcctgggacagggagcctggccgagcgtgcacgctacacgaagcctgccgaggtgatggtcatgctgaggcaggaaggctcactgtgtacaaccaggagctgaggcccaagagcctgcgggcgctggccctggtcaggcagccaggctgaggcctccagctgcatttcccatgctccaaggctgtgcttgagcctcccacctggagggctgtggaagcatgccggggactgctcgggagtgagaggtgtgtctgggtgttttctgcaggcaacgagggcactgtgtgagatcatccgggagcccgtctgcccagaggcggtgaaggcgtttttcccccagctcttcctggcgctgctcttgcagatggtcttcacagcagagttcagccaccaggaagcaaatatcttcttgagggaatgtcaacgggatgagtcccgtcccaccagccacgtcaggtgctcgatcccgctcgccctgtctctgcgctgcacctggaggcagggccaggctgccagtgtgacctgggctttgctctgcatgcaggtgcgccgtgcaggccatgaaaagtctgctgcgctgcgcccactatgagaccgtagccgtggctgttgagaggaagggcggctgggacctatttctgcatgcggacacctcccagaagggagtggtggtgctggccaggtagagccctttccggcctgctctggcccagcacctcttccctggctgtggggtgtgcctccccatgtgcttcttggtgggggagggggaacgccacttctccaagaaaggggctgcagcctcagcccttgtggcaagggctcgcccagcagaagggccctgggagctgccatgctgcccagcttggagagctgctgggggagcaggtggtgttaggagctgtgggagagggtcgtgcgcaggagaacctggggagggcccaggggcacaggaatccaaagcgggcaggagaggggatgtgtgggcaggccatgccgcctgggcaggaaggctgtttctccggtctcccaccaaaaggaacgtaatgatgcctgacgctgactttctaatggcaaggtgtggtagggcaagagcaatgctccatgagcaaatgccgctggctgcaggagctgcgtgccaagcagagcgatgccagaggaggtttgcctgctcggctgaggcccaacactgccttcttgcctctgacagagcaatgaggggggctgccagtcacctgcgtcgctggatcttccgccagctggcaaggctgctgaggagggaggaccagtttcatcagctgcccgtcatggctttctttgtcgaggtgggcctcatggcaagcagtgcctctctggaggggcctctaaatgctgtgctcgcttgtgcacatgcatgtggggtgatgctggtgaatggagctggggcaatgcatacgctcctgttagtagccccggccttggcttgtttctgctgggcgaccactcgtaagcacttgtatttcgtgcctgctttgtggcagctgtctgtgttcaattgctcctccaagggatgagaacgagaggctgcggagggttcaggggacgggaggaggaggcgagcagtgtgtgcagtgtgccgtgaggcgcggggctgggagcagggcccaggggtgtctgcacaatgcctgctgtgtttgggctgagctttgtgagggcctggtgcccttgccctggatggtgggtgggatggagagctgcacgctgcaggcagtgctgccggctgtgccagtctttcagtgctgtgtccatttcagctgctggaatgccctgaccttgccgacatggatgaggaggtcctgccactcgtccagggttatgcgcagagtgagagcctggagatgcgcagactggcgttcagaggcctcgtggccctgttgaatagacccaagatggtgaggaggggggcaggcaggtgaagccatgctggcagcctggggcttgacaggagacactgggtcagagagtggcttggacttggctggcaatccggaggtgtggtagctgctcccaagtctcccaAGTCTCCCAAGTctcaccagtgcccagcgggaagatctgggagagggacaatgagctggagcacagggccgggctaaggcagccaggtgctcctgggccttgaggcagcagctttgctccctacagaggccagtgcatgctgagggcccccttggagatctgtgccctgcactgcagcctctgtgcccaaggcctgcgtgtgtgcagagccctggccctggccactgagccctgatgggaaaagagcaggcagagcacttttgggcgggcggggggggtcgggtctggccttgcttcccacaaagaaagttgtgcgtttcccacagaaaaggagaatgcagagcctgctcccagacagcatggagtggctgcaggatgcttgcagggaagtgcgtgtgggaagcctgatgctgctgagaaacatcctcagctacctggaacagaagggctccaacccgattgttctgcagctggccgagaagcttctgcctcgctttgatgacgtaaggctgatgggagagccggggctctgctggtgtgtccgggggtccgtatgcgtggtctgggtgctgtgtgcccctctgcatacgtgcctgttggcacgtccccgcacaggccctgctgtatgtcaggaaaccttttgccctgtggttctcagcccatgccctgtgctggccttggtgtccggggctgtgggagtagagcaaaccagccccctgtctgctctcggctgctgcgtctcgtgcttggctgcgtgcggcgcttgccgtggcctggggcagcgatgagcagagaggtaggagcaggctagagagcgagggagaggccgtgccgcggggctgtccctttctgtcctcttgttgtgtgcgggggccctgatggaggcctcgggaaatccaagaagctccctccagagggagagggagacagagcccagggaggcttgtcgtgctgctgccgacaaccctcattgtccaggctgcctcagcagaggcttgtcctcagctccgacctctggccgggctgggggacagttgtgcccggagaggacgaggccttgcaacggcaaacgctcttgtcgggccccgttcctggagtcgttgctgaggcctcccctcctctcctccctgcctgcaggaagacagcagagtgcgagagctctccatgctcctcttcaaagacctgctggagattgtggtggggaagaacaaacggaacctgaagcagcatgcacagaggagcctggtgccgctcttcctccacatgagtgacaaggtgcagagagtggcccaggtagggagcagtgttttggggaagcaatgctgacatgccgtgggtggaggtgagcagcaaggcaagggctgctgccaagtgtgccttggaacgcatggcagcatgaggtgcagcttcctgtgtgccgaaggacaaggcagagctgcctctgccttcagggagggccagacctagtggcacgctgcgtcgtgccatttggggctgggaaaggctgggagccttgccaagacgagggggacccagggtgtcctgccgtggctgcggtggcatctcctggtctctgttgctctgcaggcctctcaggaagccctggtgagcgctgcacagttcctcaagtgggaggagctcaagcagctggccagaagagcggagacatggaagatcggggagtgcgtggtaaggacgtggccaaaggccccggggccgcggcgggatgaggcctgccgccatggccagtgggcagggtgcacagctgtgcccctcacgcactgctgcagcccagagccctctactgtaagtgcccgctggggtgctgaaggggcccctggcctggctgggccttggcagaagcatggcggggatctcagcacccgcaggccccgctctgccctctgctccctctgaacctggctaccagccagcttctagctgggaggcgggaacaggaaggaagaggaggccggagctgggaggagggacaggcctggccttctggggaggctcggtgccaaccccctgtccttgtgctgtctgcagctgctgagggacaggagcagagcggagcaacacctgcgccagagcctgccatacctggagaacccggacgcatccttgcgggaggcagctgtgaggttcattggtgagccacaagcccagggccatgcctgcccacccagacgggcacacaggagggtcttcagtccctcccaccgtccctgggtcctgcaccgtggggacggggctggggccagccttgcccaaggggagcaggctgcatggccaagctggcaaggccagatgggagctgtgctgctgggggcttgctggggagtatgaggggtgagcggaggtgtttgcctagggctcatcgggcagcaagtgaagaagcggaggaaggagaaggtgcaggagctgtgcactggtgagtgagagcagcgctgtgtcaggcagccctggcagggaggagggaggaggctgggaagtgagctgcagttcactggcctgccccaggtgaggaaggctctgtgtccctacgtgggggagagcagggggtatttggggcgcatctggggcttggccgacctgcaagtgccagctgatccatttgtcctacctgctgcctcctccgcatgggaagagctgagtggggctggccctgcctggggggggattcctgggatctctgcaaaggtgggagtctgttctcagctcggtgcctttctctcgcagccctccagcccctggaaaatgatgcggaacctttagtccgttgcctggtgtcacagaccatcatgaacctgagggtgccaaggagaacatcaagattccacctcggagcactgtgtccctggctcccgagagcatgggcgaggtggcaccctcccgccaggacgtgactctgtttgagcagagctgacgcagctgtgccaatgtcatggtgctgcacaccacggacacacgcaagtgtgctggaaggtctggctcattgctggcatctcccgcagccccaggacagctcgactcctcaagcacagcccctgttgtgctaccgcttcatggctttgttgggcttcccgcaaagatacagccccgtttcctcagccggagtgagtgttctttttttagggagccaaaggcaaggggcaaaacttgctgcctgcatgaatctggcttgtcctgggggggacggggtgtccactcgttccaatatgccaggccagcgtagagcggcctgacacactttggttttgctgcaaagcgtcaactgctctgctggcccacaatagccaagggaaagggggagaaaagctttggcctcccctgccctctccagtcaccccagggcaagagcaggcccctgctgtcttcagggcttgcatctcaggtggaagggcagagctggggtatgacatgcagctctgtttctatcgccactgcctaccctgcgcatgcaggcctcaaggccgaaccgtccatgaactccagaatcattgctgagcatgtaacggccaaacccattaaaagcagctaataaagacacacagctagctcatggggctaaaaagtagactgcaggggacaagatgggatgcacgtgggttggggttgacctcggaggagataagggactgtgggaaacaaggacatggcaaccagtgtgggctgaaggccaagaccaaccagaaggagagagacaccaaccagaaggagagtaaagaagactcagtaaagaagattgggggagaccttccctggcaggtgggaaataaaactgtaaagggtctaattaggccagaattcctttgttcaaggtccctccctggaggcacccagctccagcagttactatgctgcaccatcatttaaagaaataaaattttgctgctagatgtgcgtgaggctctgcttcttggaaacctaggatcaaagtgtttccacagcactttggcaccccagatgggagtgtagccaaccaccattggaccctcttggctccaaacatccaaatttagaaaaggaaaaggaacaaaaaggagaaaaaagccgttacagtcaaatcgatccctagctagttagctgtccctttatgtcaggatgattgtccatcttacaattaatgtgggggttaacccaaggaaggatccttcgattctaagaaatgagctctgctgcagcttctgttggaagatgaaaagcctcactgaatggattattggtatgtgtgggataattggatgtgggaccggcgagatccaaggaggacaaacggcaccctctgtaaaactactcttgctgcagcagatataggtgtcccaaataacgccccaggagctactgctccgccttacactcctccggtggcgcctcctgaagatctgtctatctgtccctctcctcctcttactcagacttcccctcctcccgtggcaggactccatcctatggttgctaatgttttacctaatgcagcagcattacaaccgagtgcagtgggggcgggggggggagctaaccccccctcacgtggtactgcatgtatttactagccaaccctggagtccgagtgattgagcattgtgggcaagcaaaatgcccaggttgagggaggatgcggaaaggagcgctcagctgttttctaatatatatgcactgggtagaatccaaactggcgggatacccaagtactcttgagagagttgttctgaccaaactggcgggatacccaaatactcttgagagagttgttctgaccaaacgagcgagatgataaaatagttaataaagaggcaaagtttgtacaacagactgggggaaacacaaatcgttagccagcaaacgatccaaattgggattacaataacgcaggggacagagtcgcttgccagacaggactccggaactcggtagaagctattagagcatgtagcaaactaggagtggattggactagagtgcaggagcgtagacagagcttggacaaagaggccagggattttgggggacgactagggcaagccttgttgaactatgggggaaggactttccagaattggaatgatgcactagccattagtgtctttgtccatcaggccgctccggatagcccaaaagagttgaaggagcacatgccagggtggcaaggagaaacttcacaaaggattttaagcgtggcagtattggtctatgacgggagagaggagaaacagcaagggaagcaagcaaaggaacggaaaaaggaaaaccaagaagaggctaatctcttagcagcagcttcagcacggaacttgcaaattagaggaaggggtagaggaagagacagaggaggccaaggaaggctagggcaatgccaagggcaaggacgagaagggg
The sequence above is a segment of the Struthio camelus isolate bStrCam1 chromosome 13, bStrCam1.hap1, whole genome shotgun sequence genome. Coding sequences within it:
- the LOC138069123 gene encoding maestro heat-like repeat-containing protein family member 7, which encodes MVFTAEFSHQEANIFLRECQRDESRPTSHVRAMRGAASHLRRWIFRQLARLLRREDQFHQLPVMAFFVELLECPDLADMDEEVLPLVQGYAQSESLEMRRLAFRGLVALLNRPKMKRRMQSLLPDSMEWLQDACREVRVGSLMLLRNILSYLEQKGSNPIVLQLAEKLLPRFDDEDSRVRELSMLLFKDLLEIVVGKNKRNLKQHAQRSLVPLFLHMSDKVQRVAQASQEALVSAAQFLKWEELKQLARRAETWKIGECVLLRDRSRAEQHLRQSLPYLENPDASLREAAVRFIALQPLENDAEPLVRCLVSQTIMNLRVPRRTSRFHLGALCPWLPRAWARWHPPART